From a single Oreochromis niloticus isolate F11D_XX linkage group LG4, O_niloticus_UMD_NMBU, whole genome shotgun sequence genomic region:
- the LOC112846788 gene encoding contactin-associated protein-like 3B, with protein MNSIARLSQWYSRTAISDVPPVIVNMEAAAVSHGTPSAVTALGPGTAEPPVTASIYEQSCKAYKHKGNVSGYYYIDVDSSGPIKPQLLYCNMTGAALRFRPQHHPVTADRSSNMLTAK; from the exons ATGAATAGCATAGCACGCCTCTCACAGTGGTACAGCCGCACCGCGATCTCAG atGTTCCCCCAGTCATTGTGAACATGGAGGCAGCTGCAGTCAGTCATGGAACACCTTCCGCTGTAACTGCTCTGGGACCGGGTACAGCAGAGCCACCTGTCACAGCTT caATATACGAGCAGTCCTGCAAGGCTTACAAACACAAAGGCAACGTTTCGGGTTATTATTACATTGATGTGGACAGCAGCGGACCCATCAAGCCACAGCTGTTATACTGCAACATGACAG gagctgccctcagattcagacctcagcaccacccagtgacagcagacagatcatccaacatgttaactgcaaaatga
- the LOC109201785 gene encoding BTB/POZ domain-containing adapter for CUL3-mediated RhoA degradation protein 1, whose amino-acid sequence TFTFSLNFRVLRPVVKLQNNRGNNKYSYTSNSDDNLLKNIELFDKLVLRFNGRVLFVKDVLGDEICCWSFYGEGRKIAEVCCTSIVYATEKKQTKVEFPEARIFKETLNILIYENNRGSGPGGLHLLDSRGSGSSLGTGQSEEEGAVGGDRRVRRIHVRRHIMHDERGHGQQTVYKD is encoded by the exons ACCTTCACCTTCTCTCTAAACTTCAGAGTCCTGCGA CCAGTAGTAAAGTTGCAGAACAACAGAGGAAACAACAAATACTCATACACCAG CAACTCTGACGATAACCTGCTGAAGAACATTGAACTGTTTGACAAACTCGTCCTGCGATTTAATGGCCGCGTCCTGTTTGTCAAAGACGTGCTGGGGGATGAGATCTGCTGCTGGTCTTTTTATGGCGAAGGCCGCAAGATTGCTGAAGTGTGCTGCACTTCCATTGTCTATGCTACAGAGAAGAAGCAGACCAAA GTTGAGTTTCCCGAAGCCCGAATATTCAAAGAAACCCTCAATATCCTCATCTATGAGAACAACAGAGGATCTGGACCAGGAGGCTTGCACCTTTTAGATTCAAGAGGCTCCGGTTCATCGCTGGGAACTGGTCAGTCAGAGGAAGAGGGTGCCGTGGGAGGGGATAGACGAGTACGACGGATCCACGTAAGGAGACACATAATGCATGATGAAAGAGGCCACGGTCAGCAAACTGTGTATAAGGACTAA
- the LOC109201979 gene encoding BTB/POZ domain-containing adapter for CUL3-mediated RhoA degradation protein 1: MVCSTTVLSNSEEICLYHDESGLNVLGCRTIFSRKASKDEGLLDSLPSGVLWMCVSEREYFGVDIQRTFTFSLNFRVLRPVVKLQNNRGNNKYSYTSNSDDNLLKNIELFDKLVLRFNGRVLFVKDVLGDEICCWSFYGEGRKIAEVCCTSIVYATEKKQTKVEFPEARIFKETLNILIYENNRGSGPGGLHLLDSRGSGSSLGTGQSEEEGAVGGDRRVRRIHVRRHIMHDERGHGQQTVYKD; the protein is encoded by the exons ATGGTATGTTCAACTACTGTGCTGTCTAACTCCGAAGAAATCTGCTTGTATCATGATGAGTCAGGACTGAATGTTTTGGGCTGCAGAACTATTTTCTCACGAAAGGCTTCAAAGGATGAAG GCCTTCTAGATTCCCTGCCATCTGGAgttctgtggatgtgtgtgagtgagcgtGAGTATTTTGGAGTGGACATTCAGA GAACCTTCACCTTCTCTCTAAACTTCAGAGTCCTGCGA CCAGTAGTAAAGTTGCAGAACAACAGAGGAAACAACAAATACTCATACACCAG CAACTCTGACGATAACCTGCTGAAGAACATTGAACTGTTTGACAAACTCGTCCTGCGATTTAATGGCCGCGTCCTGTTTGTCAAAGACGTGCTGGGGGATGAGATCTGCTGCTGGTCTTTTTATGGCGAAGGCCGCAAGATTGCTGAAGTGTGCTGCACTTCCATTGTCTATGCTACAGAGAAGAAGCAGACCAAA GTTGAGTTTCCCGAAGCCCGAATATTCAAAGAAACCCTCAATATCCTCATCTATGAGAACAACAGAGGATCTGGACCAGGAGGCTTGCACCTTTTAGATTCAAGAGGCTCCGGTTCATCGCTGGGAACTGGTCAGTCAGAGGAAGAGGGTGCCGTGGGAGGGGATAGACGAGTACGACGGATCCACGTAAGGAGACACATAATGCATGATGAAAGAGGCCACGGTCAGCAAACTGTGTATAAGGACTAA
- the kctd13 gene encoding LOW QUALITY PROTEIN: BTB/POZ domain-containing adapter for CUL3-mediated RhoA degradation protein 1 (The sequence of the model RefSeq protein was modified relative to this genomic sequence to represent the inferred CDS: inserted 1 base in 1 codon) — protein sequence MSAEASVGSHAANSAQSTVSQPACLHTDEHRNQGLLGSKYIKLNVGGSLHYTTIQTLSKEDSLLRSMCNGETEVTIDSEGWVVLDRSGRHFELVLNFLRDGSVPLPEDHRELDEVLKEAQYYRVQGLVQHCLSAMQKQKDVFESVCRIPMITSAKEEQRMIATCRKPVVKLQNNRGNNKYSYTSNSDDNLLKNIELFDKLVLRFNGRVLFVKDVXGDEICCWSFYGEGRKIAEVCCTSIVYATEKKQTKVEFPEARIFEETLNILIYENNRGSGPGGLHLLDSRGSGSSLGTGQSEEEGAVGGDRRVRRIHVRRHIMHDERGHGQQTVYKD from the exons ATGTCTGCTGAGGCTTCAGTCGGCAGTCATGCTGCCAACTCTGCCCAGTCCACTGTTTCCCAGCCTGCCTGCCTCCACACAGATGAGCACAGGAACCAGGGTCTGCTGGGGAGCAAGTACATCAAGTTAAATGTTGGTGGCTCATTGCATTATACAACCATCCAGACGTTAAGCAAGGAAGACAGTCTGCTGCGGAGCATGTGCAATGGAGAAACTGAAGTTACCATAGACTCAGAAG GTTGGGTAGTTTTGGATAGATCTGGTCGGCATTTTGAGTTGGTTCTGAACTTCCTTCGAGATGGCTCGGTACCACTTCCAGAGGACCACAGAGAACTAGATGAAGTTCTAAAAGAGGCTCAGTACTACCGGGTCCAGGGGCTCGTCCAACACTGCCTCAGTGCCATGCAG AAACAAAAGGATGTCTTTGAAAGTGTATGCCGCATACCCATGATCACCTCAGCCAAAGAAGAACAGAGGATGATTGCTACATGTAGAAAG CCAGTAGTAAAGTTGCAGAACAACAGAGGAAACAACAAATACTCATACACCAG CAACTCTGACGATAACCTGCTAAAGAACATTGAACTGTTTGACAAACTCGTCCTGCGATTTAATGGCCGCGTCCTGTTTGTCAAAGACG CTGGGGATGAGATCTGCTGCTGGTCTTTTTATGGCGAAGGCCGCAAGATTGCTGAAGTGTGCTGCACTTCCATTGTCTATGCTACAGAGAAGAAGCAGACCAAA GTTGAGTTTCCCGAAGCCCGAATATTCGAAGAAACCCTCAATATCCTCATCTATGAGAACAACAGAGGATCTGGACCAGGAGGCTTGCACCTTTTAGATTCAAGAGGCTCCGGTTCATCGCTGGGAACTGGTCAGTCAGAGGAAGAGGGTGCCGTGGGAGGGGATAGACGAGTACGACGGATCCACGTAAGGAGACACATAATGCATGATGAAAGAGGCCACGGTCAGCAAACTGTGTATAAGGACTAA